In Candidatus Bathyarchaeota archaeon, one genomic interval encodes:
- a CDS encoding ABC transporter permease: MLLETLQDIGTVVWVDLRFLRRNIGKTMALTLIAPILYLLAFGYGLGRGTSIEGYSYLDFVIPGIIALTAMTTAFNTSGLKLHVDRLFYKCFDETLMAPVSAFSIIVGKSLIGVLRGLLSSAALLAVALLFSPLPAMNLLFVLTLVLTCFVFAFLGVTVALQAKTHQDMTLFMSLVILPMSFLSGTFFSLNQIPPALSVALYASPLTHACNCLRASALGQAFPWISLLVLAAFGVVFFALCFVALKKAIR; the protein is encoded by the coding sequence ATGTTGCTTGAAACCCTGCAGGATATAGGCACAGTTGTATGGGTTGATCTGCGTTTTCTGCGCCGAAACATAGGCAAAACCATGGCCTTAACCCTCATCGCGCCCATACTTTATCTGCTGGCGTTCGGATACGGCTTAGGCAGAGGCACCAGCATCGAAGGCTACAGCTACCTTGACTTCGTAATCCCGGGAATCATAGCTTTAACGGCGATGACCACTGCCTTTAACACCTCAGGACTTAAACTGCATGTTGACCGCCTATTCTACAAATGCTTCGACGAAACCCTGATGGCGCCTGTGAGTGCTTTTTCGATTATCGTGGGTAAATCCCTAATCGGTGTACTGCGGGGGCTCTTAAGCTCCGCTGCGTTGCTGGCGGTAGCGCTGCTGTTTTCGCCGCTGCCCGCGATGAACCTTCTTTTCGTCTTAACGCTTGTGTTAACCTGCTTTGTCTTTGCTTTTCTGGGCGTCACCGTGGCGTTGCAGGCTAAGACCCATCAGGACATGACGTTGTTTATGAGCCTAGTGATTTTGCCCATGTCTTTTCTAAGCGGCACCTTTTTCTCGCTAAACCAGATTCCCCCTGCCCTAAGCGTAGCCCTATATGCTTCACCGCTAACCCATGCCTGCAATTGTCTGCGGGCATCCGCGCTTGGACAAGCCTTCCCCTGGATTTCACTTCTGGTTCTAGCGGCGTTTGGCGTGGTGTTTTTTGCGCTCTGTTTTGTCGCCTTAAAAAAAGCCATCCGATAA
- a CDS encoding ABC transporter ATP-binding protein, giving the protein MDEAILTSNLTKQYRDVCAVENLNLSVHTGEIFGFLGPNGAGKTTTIRALTGLTRPTSGGIWVRGYDVEKEPDKVKRVIGVVQQHLTFDLDLNLRENMDLHARLHHISVDERRQRISELLEFVGLTKQSEKMVEDLSGGMKKAAMIARALLHRPQVLFLDEPTVGLDVQVRRKMWDLIRNLRRAGTTIFLTTHYIEEAEALCQRVGIVNQGRLIALGSPWELRAAVGMVTVETVDEGEVTHYEHFAERQTAIRYIEGLPSNVKAAIRDSNLEDVFVKLTGKKVGAENVA; this is encoded by the coding sequence TTGGATGAGGCAATCCTAACCAGCAATCTCACTAAGCAATACAGAGATGTCTGTGCAGTAGAAAACCTAAACCTCAGCGTACATACAGGCGAAATCTTTGGGTTTTTGGGGCCCAACGGCGCAGGCAAAACCACCACCATCCGCGCCCTCACAGGCTTAACAAGGCCCACCTCAGGAGGCATATGGGTCAGAGGGTACGATGTGGAAAAGGAACCTGACAAAGTCAAAAGAGTCATCGGGGTAGTTCAGCAGCATCTCACCTTTGATTTAGACCTGAACCTGCGGGAAAACATGGACCTGCACGCACGCCTACACCACATCAGCGTCGACGAACGCAGGCAACGAATCAGTGAACTGCTGGAATTCGTTGGTTTAACCAAGCAAAGTGAAAAGATGGTTGAGGACCTATCCGGAGGCATGAAGAAGGCGGCGATGATCGCCCGAGCCCTGCTTCACAGACCCCAAGTGCTCTTTTTAGATGAACCCACAGTGGGGTTGGATGTTCAGGTACGACGCAAAATGTGGGATTTGATACGCAACTTAAGACGAGCAGGCACCACCATATTTCTGACCACGCATTACATAGAGGAAGCTGAGGCCCTCTGCCAGCGGGTAGGCATCGTTAATCAGGGGCGCCTGATCGCCTTGGGTTCGCCCTGGGAGCTTAGAGCGGCAGTTGGCATGGTAACGGTGGAGACGGTTGATGAGGGAGAAGTCACCCATTACGAGCACTTTGCGGAACGACAGACGGCTATACGGTATATCGAGGGCTTGCCATCTAATGTTAAGGCGGCGATCCGCGACTCCAACCTGGAGGATGTCTTTGTAAAGTTAACCGGCAAAAAGGTGGGGGCAGAAAATGTTGCTTGA
- a CDS encoding dodecin family protein: protein MTVVKIIELIGASPTSWEDAAKNALAQAAKTLKNIKSIYVKSCKATIENNQIKEYHAIVKIAFVVEGS, encoded by the coding sequence ATGACTGTTGTGAAAATTATAGAGTTAATTGGTGCTTCGCCGACTAGCTGGGAAGACGCCGCCAAAAACGCATTAGCTCAAGCCGCCAAGACCCTCAAGAACATCAAATCCATCTACGTCAAAAGCTGCAAAGCAACCATCGAAAACAACCAAATCAAGGAATACCATGCTATAGTTAAAATTGCGTTCGTAGTCGAAGGCAGCTAA
- a CDS encoding YhaI family protein — MAVYTVEDRLKKLEGKIAMLVSVTDYEKYPFICACLDADLDLAQVDKILALISEAENLNNTPNEMSYHQFEEELITIVPSKRNDSHFVKSIVKALNKEHKFLICAKKFRDQGIEI; from the coding sequence TTGGCTGTTTATACAGTTGAAGATAGATTGAAAAAGCTTGAGGGCAAAATAGCTATGCTTGTTTCCGTGACGGACTATGAGAAGTATCCATTTATCTGCGCCTGCTTGGACGCTGACCTGGACCTTGCTCAAGTGGACAAAATTCTTGCTTTAATAAGTGAAGCTGAAAACCTCAATAATACTCCTAACGAGATGAGTTATCACCAGTTTGAGGAAGAACTCATAACTATTGTGCCCTCAAAAAGGAATGATTCTCACTTCGTTAAATCAATCGTAAAGGCGTTAAACAAGGAACACAAATTTCTAATCTGCGCCAAGAAGTTTAGGGATCAAGGCATAGAGATTTAG